A region of Planctomycetia bacterium DNA encodes the following proteins:
- a CDS encoding ABC-F family ATP-binding cassette domain-containing protein, with product MILLSVENVTKHFGPEPVLDGVSFEIRPGDKAGLVGPNGAGKSTLLRIVAGQVDADSGRIVKHQSASLAFLEQHPDFTPGATLWDEAKTALASLIALQHEAEELAHQIAAADDAERMRLSVRFDRVQHELEIRDAYHLDRKIEQVLDGLGFARAGYHQPVDQLSGGQQNRLLLAKLLLAEPDLMLLDEPSNHLDIEATQWLESFLAESRQAVLLVSHDRYFLDKVTNRTLELFHGTVDSYTGNFSAYWRQKAERVEVERRAFEKQQEYIEKAEDYIRRNIYGQKSTQAQDRRKKLERIERVDPPRAIQAPPMGFTPASRTGDIVIRVEGLAKSYDRPLFQDLSFDVLRGERWGILGPNGTGKTTLLRCLVDEERPTAGRVILGSGVKIGYYDQRLSGVDDDLEVVEAVRPPKKEFNIQQRRDILARFGLTGDIVFQQVRSLSGGERGKAALAQLAAQDANVLILDEPTNHLDLWSRDALEQAINKFDGTVIMVSHDRYFLNRAADHVLVVEPHRFRVVEGNYDTYLHLTRNATSATNGRSSAQSNAAPDKSSNAASGEKRKRKFPYRKVADLEKEIFDRETRIEQLHQEMASPEALRDGDRVRTLQQELTAQQTALPKLYEHWEEASELN from the coding sequence ATGATTCTGTTGTCCGTCGAAAACGTCACCAAGCACTTTGGGCCGGAGCCGGTTCTGGACGGGGTTTCGTTCGAGATTCGGCCGGGCGACAAGGCCGGCCTGGTCGGGCCGAACGGGGCCGGGAAGTCGACCTTGCTGCGGATTGTCGCCGGTCAGGTCGACGCGGACAGCGGCCGGATCGTAAAGCATCAATCGGCGTCGCTGGCGTTCCTGGAGCAGCATCCGGATTTCACCCCCGGGGCCACGCTCTGGGATGAGGCCAAAACGGCCCTCGCGTCCTTGATCGCGCTCCAGCACGAGGCTGAGGAGTTGGCGCATCAGATCGCGGCGGCCGACGACGCCGAGCGCATGCGGCTATCGGTGCGCTTCGATCGCGTGCAACACGAACTAGAAATCCGCGACGCCTACCACCTGGACCGCAAGATCGAGCAGGTGTTGGATGGGCTCGGCTTTGCCCGGGCGGGTTACCACCAGCCAGTCGATCAATTGAGCGGCGGCCAGCAAAATCGGCTGCTCTTAGCGAAATTGCTGCTGGCTGAACCGGACCTGATGCTGCTCGATGAGCCGTCGAATCATCTGGATATCGAAGCCACGCAATGGCTGGAATCGTTCCTGGCCGAGAGCCGGCAAGCGGTCTTGCTGGTCAGCCACGACCGGTATTTCCTCGACAAAGTCACCAACCGCACGTTGGAATTATTCCACGGCACCGTCGATAGCTATACCGGCAACTTTTCGGCCTATTGGCGGCAGAAAGCGGAGCGGGTCGAAGTCGAGCGGCGGGCGTTCGAAAAGCAGCAGGAGTATATTGAGAAGGCGGAAGACTATATCCGCCGCAATATCTACGGGCAAAAATCCACCCAAGCGCAAGATCGTCGCAAGAAGCTCGAACGCATCGAGCGAGTCGACCCGCCACGAGCAATCCAAGCGCCTCCGATGGGTTTTACGCCCGCGTCGCGCACCGGCGATATCGTGATCCGCGTCGAGGGCTTGGCAAAATCCTACGATCGACCGCTATTCCAGGATTTGTCGTTCGACGTCTTGCGCGGCGAACGCTGGGGCATCCTCGGCCCTAACGGCACCGGCAAGACGACTTTGTTGCGTTGCCTCGTCGATGAAGAGCGTCCCACCGCGGGGCGAGTCATTCTGGGCTCCGGCGTGAAGATCGGCTACTACGATCAACGCCTCAGCGGCGTCGACGACGATCTCGAAGTGGTCGAAGCGGTCCGCCCTCCGAAGAAGGAATTCAATATCCAGCAGCGCCGCGATATCCTGGCGCGCTTCGGACTGACCGGCGATATCGTATTCCAACAGGTGCGCAGCCTGAGTGGCGGAGAGCGCGGTAAGGCGGCGCTCGCGCAGTTGGCGGCCCAAGACGCCAACGTCTTGATCCTGGATGAACCGACGAATCATCTCGACCTCTGGTCGCGCGACGCGCTGGAGCAAGCGATCAACAAGTTCGACGGCACCGTGATCATGGTCAGCCACGACCGCTATTTTCTCAATCGCGCCGCAGATCACGTCCTCGTCGTGGAACCGCACCGCTTTCGCGTCGTCGAAGGGAATTACGACACCTACCTCCATCTGACGCGCAACGCGACAAGCGCCACCAACGGGCGTTCGTCGGCACAATCGAATGCCGCGCCCGACAAATCGTCCAACGCCGCGTCAGGCGAAAAGCGCAAGCGCAAGTTTCCCTACCGCAAAGTTGCCGACCTGGAAAAGGAAATCTTCGACCGCGAAACCCGCATCGAGCAACTGCACCAGGAAATGGCCTCGCCA